In uncultured Bacteroides sp., the following proteins share a genomic window:
- a CDS encoding glycoside hydrolase family 57 protein translates to MKTICFYFEIHQMFHLKRYRFFDIGSDHYYYDDYSNETKISDIVERSYKPAIKTLIEMVKNSNGAFKVVLSLSGVTMEQLEMHAPCVIDLLHELADTGCCEFLAETYSHSLSSLVDENIFRSEVKRQCDKTKQLFGKYPKVFSNTNLIYSDEIGSVVSDMGFKGVLTEGAKHILGWKSPHYVYHCNQSPELKILLRDYKLSDDISLRFSNSNWCEFPLYADKYISWIDSMPKEEQVINIFMDLAALGIAQPLSSNILEFFKALPDCAKEKGITFSTPTEVISKLKSVSPMDVLYPISCADEERDISTWLGNVLQREAFNKLYSVSERVRLCRDKKVKQDWDYLQTSDNFRFMSTKYSGVNIDRDIYESPYDAFTNYMNILGDFICRVNSLYPEEIDNDELNSLLTTIKNQGEEIDALHHKIGMSEVKDTKTTENATPTTTATKKKGTRTKKATTAAK, encoded by the coding sequence ATGAAAACAATCTGCTTTTACTTTGAAATACATCAAATGTTTCATCTGAAGCGATACCGTTTCTTTGATATAGGATCTGATCACTATTACTATGATGACTATTCAAATGAAACAAAAATAAGTGATATCGTTGAGCGTTCATATAAACCAGCCATCAAAACTCTTATTGAGATGGTTAAGAATTCAAACGGCGCATTTAAAGTTGTACTATCTTTGTCGGGAGTTACTATGGAGCAGTTAGAAATGCATGCGCCATGCGTTATAGACCTACTTCATGAACTTGCTGACACGGGGTGCTGCGAATTTCTGGCAGAGACTTATTCTCATAGCTTATCTTCACTGGTAGATGAAAATATATTCCGCAGTGAAGTAAAGCGTCAATGTGATAAAACCAAGCAGTTATTTGGTAAATATCCGAAAGTCTTTAGCAATACTAACCTTATATATTCAGATGAGATAGGAAGCGTAGTATCAGACATGGGATTTAAAGGGGTACTTACAGAAGGAGCAAAACATATATTAGGATGGAAAAGTCCCCACTACGTTTACCACTGTAATCAATCTCCTGAATTAAAGATATTATTAAGAGATTATAAACTTTCAGATGATATAAGCCTACGTTTCAGTAATTCTAATTGGTGCGAATTCCCTTTATATGCTGATAAATATATAAGCTGGATTGACTCTATGCCAAAAGAAGAACAGGTCATTAATATCTTTATGGACCTGGCAGCTTTAGGTATTGCGCAACCTCTTTCTTCAAATATTCTGGAATTCTTTAAAGCACTTCCAGATTGTGCTAAAGAGAAGGGAATTACATTCTCTACCCCAACAGAAGTTATTTCTAAATTAAAATCAGTATCACCTATGGATGTACTATATCCTATTTCGTGTGCCGATGAAGAAAGAGATATCAGCACATGGTTAGGAAATGTTCTTCAAAGAGAAGCATTTAATAAGCTATACAGTGTTTCTGAACGAGTAAGACTATGCAGAGACAAAAAAGTAAAGCAAGACTGGGATTACCTACAAACCAGCGACAATTTCCGATTTATGTCTACCAAGTATTCCGGTGTAAACATTGACAGAGACATTTACGAATCACCGTATGATGCCTTTACAAACTACATGAATATATTGGGAGACTTTATTTGCAGGGTAAATTCTCTATACCCGGAAGAAATAGATAATGATGAGCTTAATTCACTACTTACCACTATAAAGAATCAGGGAGAAGAGATTGATGCCTTACATCATAAAATA
- a CDS encoding glycosyltransferase, translated as MKVLMFGWEFPPHILGGLGTASYGLTKGMSMQEDMQITFCIPKPWGDEDQSFSKIIGMNSTPVVWKDVNWDYVNSRVGAYMNPQDYYDLRDNIYADFNYLHTNDLGCIEFSGKYPDNLQEEINNYSIVAGVVARQQQFDIIHSHDWLTYPAGIHAKQVSGKPLVIHVHATDFDRSRGNVNPTVYSIEKNGMDHADHIMCVSELTRQTVIHKYHQDPKKVSTVHNAVSPLSDEIMNIVPKKNAKEKIVTFLGRITMQKGPEYFVEAAAMVLHRTKNIRFVMAGNGDMMNQMIRLVAERGIADRFHFPGFMKGKQVYEVLKASDVYIMPSVSEPFGISPLEAMQVSVPTIISKQSGCAEILNNCIKTDYWDIHAMADAIYSICRYPAMYDYLKTEGKKEVDEIKWENVGYKVRSIYDRVLKDYR; from the coding sequence ATGAAAGTATTAATGTTTGGATGGGAATTCCCCCCTCATATATTAGGTGGCTTAGGAACAGCTAGTTACGGACTTACAAAAGGAATGTCTATGCAGGAGGATATGCAAATAACTTTTTGCATTCCTAAACCTTGGGGAGATGAAGACCAGAGTTTTTCGAAGATAATAGGAATGAATAGCACTCCTGTTGTGTGGAAAGATGTAAACTGGGATTATGTAAATAGCCGTGTTGGAGCATATATGAATCCACAGGATTATTATGATTTGCGCGACAATATTTATGCGGATTTCAACTACTTGCACACAAATGATCTGGGATGCATTGAGTTCTCGGGCAAGTATCCTGATAACTTGCAAGAGGAAATAAATAACTACTCAATTGTTGCCGGAGTTGTTGCACGCCAACAGCAATTTGATATTATTCACTCACACGATTGGCTAACCTACCCTGCCGGTATTCATGCCAAGCAAGTATCGGGAAAGCCCTTAGTTATCCATGTACACGCAACCGATTTTGACCGAAGCCGGGGAAATGTAAATCCTACCGTCTATTCTATAGAAAAGAACGGGATGGACCATGCCGATCATATAATGTGTGTAAGTGAATTAACCCGTCAAACGGTTATTCATAAATATCACCAGGACCCTAAAAAAGTATCTACCGTACACAATGCTGTATCTCCATTGTCAGATGAAATTATGAACATTGTGCCAAAGAAAAATGCGAAAGAGAAAATTGTCACTTTCCTTGGAAGAATCACGATGCAGAAAGGCCCCGAATATTTTGTAGAAGCAGCAGCAATGGTACTTCACAGAACAAAAAACATTCGCTTTGTTATGGCCGGCAACGGAGATATGATGAATCAAATGATCAGATTAGTAGCCGAACGAGGAATTGCAGACCGTTTTCATTTTCCAGGGTTTATGAAAGGCAAGCAGGTTTACGAAGTTCTCAAAGCCAGCGATGTTTATATCATGCCGTCCGTTTCAGAGCCGTTTGGTATTTCGCCATTAGAAGCAATGCAAGTTAGTGTTCCAACCATTATTTCCAAGCAATCGGGTTGTGCAGAGATTCTGAATAACTGCATCAAAACAGATTACTGGGATATACATGCTATGGCAGATGCAATTTACTCCATTTGCAGATATCCGGCAATGTACGATTACCTGAAAACAGAAGGAAAAAAAGAGGTGGATGAAATAAAATGGGAAAATGTAGGCTACAAGGTACGGTCCATCTATGATAGAGTTTTAAAAGATTACAGATAA